Proteins encoded together in one uncultured Desulfosarcina sp. window:
- a CDS encoding 4Fe-4S binding protein, giving the protein MAKWIWGRCPSTASNYNRMWTKRLKALRIGISFAFFVLTAILFLDFRNGVAPSITREILFLQFVPSLLKFLATAAVGATGFIAVAILTILFGRVYCSTICPLGTLQDGIGRLSKKKRKRPRYKWATPHPVLRYSIFALTVLLLLASSGLALNLLDPFSIFGRILTNLVRPFVLVFNNVAAAGLEQFNIHTLYRVPWAVIAPLSAGVALLTLFLVAWLSAKHGRLYCDTVCPVGALLGLVSKFSLFRIGVDPDRCTGCNLCVSVCKAGCIDINKKAIDFSRCVGCYNCFSACNHQALQFERRWRKSLPETEQDPERRGFMLNSAIWFLGVADLGEQTKQIIQSRPTTVPFRLTSPVSPPGSRSIDHFTSTCTACHLCVSACPSRVIVPSFLEFGFLGMMQPRMDYSAGYCNYDCTHCLEICPSGALLPLTAEKKKLTQLGVATFIKENCVVDTDRTNCGACSEHCPTKAVNMVPYPNPTNKPLVIPQVNPDICVGCGACEHACPTKPFKAIYVDGNPVHKIAKKPSEKRIDEKVDDNADFPF; this is encoded by the coding sequence TTGGCCAAATGGATCTGGGGGCGCTGTCCATCGACCGCATCAAACTATAACCGCATGTGGACCAAACGGCTGAAAGCGCTGCGGATCGGCATATCGTTCGCATTCTTTGTGCTGACCGCGATTTTGTTCCTTGATTTTAGAAATGGTGTGGCCCCGTCCATCACCCGGGAAATCCTGTTCCTGCAGTTCGTGCCCTCGCTGTTGAAATTTCTGGCTACGGCGGCGGTGGGAGCGACCGGGTTTATCGCGGTCGCGATCCTCACCATTTTGTTCGGCCGCGTTTACTGCTCGACAATCTGCCCCCTGGGAACGCTCCAGGACGGAATCGGCCGCTTGTCAAAAAAGAAAAGGAAACGGCCCCGCTATAAATGGGCGACGCCCCACCCGGTGCTGCGCTATTCCATTTTTGCCCTGACGGTGCTGCTTCTGCTGGCCAGCAGCGGTTTGGCGTTGAATCTTCTCGACCCGTTCAGCATTTTCGGCCGGATTCTTACAAATCTGGTCCGGCCATTTGTACTCGTTTTCAACAATGTGGCCGCCGCCGGACTCGAACAATTCAATATTCACACCCTCTATCGGGTGCCATGGGCGGTGATCGCACCGCTGTCTGCCGGTGTCGCCCTGCTCACCCTGTTTCTGGTGGCATGGCTGTCCGCCAAGCACGGCCGCCTGTACTGCGACACCGTCTGCCCCGTGGGGGCGCTGCTCGGACTGGTTTCAAAATTCTCATTGTTTCGCATTGGTGTCGATCCGGATCGATGCACGGGATGCAACCTTTGCGTGAGCGTGTGCAAAGCCGGGTGCATCGATATCAATAAAAAAGCAATCGATTTCTCCCGCTGCGTCGGCTGCTACAACTGCTTTTCCGCCTGTAATCATCAAGCCCTGCAATTTGAGCGCAGATGGCGAAAAAGCCTGCCTGAGACCGAACAGGACCCGGAGCGACGCGGATTCATGCTCAACTCGGCAATCTGGTTTTTGGGCGTCGCGGACCTCGGCGAGCAAACCAAACAAATCATCCAGAGCCGGCCGACGACGGTTCCCTTCCGGTTGACCAGCCCGGTCTCGCCGCCCGGCTCCAGGAGCATTGACCATTTCACCTCCACCTGTACGGCGTGCCACTTGTGCGTGAGCGCCTGTCCGTCACGGGTGATCGTGCCGTCGTTCCTCGAATTCGGTTTTCTCGGCATGATGCAGCCGCGCATGGACTATTCAGCCGGCTACTGCAATTACGACTGCACGCACTGCCTGGAGATTTGCCCGAGCGGTGCATTGCTCCCGCTGACGGCAGAAAAGAAGAAGCTGACCCAGTTGGGCGTGGCCACGTTCATCAAAGAAAATTGTGTGGTCGATACGGACAGGACGAATTGCGGCGCATGTTCGGAGCACTGCCCCACGAAAGCGGTGAACATGGTGCCGTATCCGAACCCGACAAACAAACCACTCGTGATTCCCCAAGTAAATCCCGACATTTGCGTCGGCTGCGGCGCGTGTGAGCATGCCTGCCCCACGAAACCGTTCAAAGCCATCTATGTCGACGGCAACCCGGTCCATAAGATTGCCAAAAAGCCTTCCGAGAAACGTATCGATGAGAAGGTTGACGACAATGCCGACTTTCCGTTTTAA
- a CDS encoding bifunctional lysine ketoglutarate reductase /saccharopine dehydrogenase family protein: protein MKKLMIRAEDKNRWERRAPVVPVDLASMIRETGGQALVETSDKRFFTQEQYAEAGAASCQGMEDGDVILGVKEIPIEKLLDDKTYVFFSHTIKGQKDNMPLLKRIMDSGSTLIDYEKITDDQGRRLIYFGPYAGHAGAIDILSLMGEYWAAKGIDTPFAAVRRAHQYDSVEAAHKHLADIGRVIEKEGFPEPLCPFTIGILGYGNVSGGAQEIFDCLPVERIAADEINAFVSEGRGNRHTVYLTVFKEQDLVEPTATGAAFDLNEYFTHPERYKSRFERFLPSFTLLVNAVYWEKRYPRFVTWQGLKRLAEAGPEMKLAGIADITCDTNGSIECNVKSTSSDMPAYQADPIAGTVSDGHLGNGIVLLAVDNLPCELPNDSSTFFSNQLRPFLPALIKADYHASLETSGLPPELQRATIVYNGKLTERFSYLKEHLDG, encoded by the coding sequence ATGAAAAAACTGATGATCCGGGCCGAAGACAAGAACCGCTGGGAACGCCGCGCACCGGTGGTGCCGGTGGACCTGGCGTCCATGATCCGGGAGACCGGCGGACAGGCTTTGGTAGAGACCTCCGACAAACGCTTTTTCACCCAGGAACAATACGCCGAGGCCGGGGCCGCCAGTTGCCAGGGCATGGAAGACGGCGATGTTATTCTGGGGGTCAAGGAAATTCCCATTGAAAAGCTCCTGGACGATAAAACCTATGTTTTCTTTTCCCATACCATCAAGGGACAAAAGGACAACATGCCGCTGCTCAAGCGGATCATGGACAGCGGCTCCACCCTAATCGATTACGAGAAAATCACCGATGACCAGGGGCGCCGCCTGATCTACTTCGGCCCCTATGCCGGACATGCCGGGGCCATCGACATCCTCTCCCTCATGGGCGAGTACTGGGCCGCTAAAGGCATCGACACCCCGTTTGCCGCCGTCCGCAGGGCTCATCAGTACGATTCCGTGGAAGCGGCGCATAAGCACCTGGCCGACATCGGCCGGGTCATCGAAAAAGAGGGTTTCCCCGAGCCGCTGTGCCCGTTTACCATCGGCATCCTGGGCTACGGCAACGTATCCGGCGGCGCCCAGGAGATTTTCGATTGCCTGCCCGTCGAGCGGATTGCGGCCGATGAAATCAACGCCTTCGTCAGCGAGGGACGCGGGAACCGCCACACCGTTTACCTGACGGTATTCAAGGAACAGGACCTGGTCGAACCGACGGCCACCGGCGCCGCGTTCGACCTGAATGAGTATTTTACCCACCCCGAGCGCTACAAAAGTCGTTTCGAACGATTCCTGCCCAGCTTCACCCTGCTGGTCAACGCGGTGTATTGGGAAAAGCGGTACCCCCGGTTTGTCACCTGGCAGGGATTGAAGCGTCTGGCCGAAGCCGGCCCGGAAATGAAGCTGGCCGGCATCGCCGACATTACCTGCGATACGAACGGATCCATCGAGTGCAACGTCAAATCCACCAGCAGCGACATGCCGGCCTACCAGGCGGACCCGATTGCCGGCACCGTCAGCGACGGCCATTTAGGAAACGGGATTGTACTGCTGGCCGTGGACAATCTGCCCTGCGAATTGCCCAACGACTCGTCGACTTTTTTCAGCAACCAGCTCCGGCCGTTTTTGCCGGCGCTGATCAAGGCCGACTATCATGCCAGTCTCGAGACTTCCGGACTGCCGCCCGAGCTTCAGCGGGCGACCATCGTATACAATGGCAAGCTGACCGAGCGCTTCAGCTACCTGAAGGAACATCTGGATGGCTAA
- a CDS encoding saccharopine dehydrogenase C-terminal domain-containing protein, whose translation MKKILVLGAGLVARPAVRYLLDRKDLQVILADQEAGKAAAIIGDHANGRAVALDVNDQTRLAGQVAEADIVVSLLPWTLHPVIARLCLAHGRHLVTASYVKGEMQAMDRDVRDKGLVFLNEVGVDPGLDHMSAMKIIDAVRKEGGRIDSFFSYCGGLPALESNNNPLGYKFSWSPEGAMMAATNDGRYKEHGKVIEVPGEQLFRHYWLKSVPGAGVFEAYVNRDALPYLDIYGIEDASGIYRGTLRNVGYCETWDSIKKLGLLNRKMKFDFDEVTPREVLANMVNCLESDVRAGVAAYLKIPEYSLTLKKLEWLGLLSGRRLKIGTASVFDMFAHTLKNRLVYDEGEMDLLVMHHEFEALYPDLPRQRIQSTLIDCGIPGGDSSMSRNVGYPVAIAAALLADGKIDRTGVLRPVHAEIYEPILDECQRLGIRFKEKQSNLDTDERSYWGD comes from the coding sequence ATGAAAAAAATTCTGGTGCTGGGTGCCGGTCTGGTGGCCCGGCCTGCCGTCCGCTACCTGCTGGACAGAAAAGATTTGCAGGTGATCTTGGCCGACCAGGAGGCCGGGAAAGCAGCAGCCATCATCGGCGACCATGCCAACGGCCGGGCCGTTGCCCTGGATGTAAACGACCAGACTAGGCTGGCGGGTCAGGTCGCAGAAGCCGACATTGTCGTCAGCCTGCTGCCGTGGACCCTGCACCCGGTCATTGCACGCCTCTGCCTGGCGCACGGCAGACATCTGGTCACCGCCTCCTACGTAAAAGGAGAGATGCAGGCCATGGACCGCGATGTCCGCGACAAGGGACTGGTATTTCTAAACGAAGTGGGTGTGGATCCGGGCCTGGACCACATGTCCGCCATGAAAATCATCGATGCCGTAAGAAAAGAAGGCGGACGCATCGACAGTTTCTTTTCCTACTGCGGCGGACTGCCGGCCCTGGAGAGCAACAACAATCCTTTGGGGTACAAATTCTCCTGGAGCCCCGAAGGGGCCATGATGGCAGCCACCAACGACGGACGCTACAAGGAGCATGGCAAGGTGATCGAAGTGCCCGGAGAGCAATTGTTCCGGCATTACTGGCTCAAAAGCGTTCCCGGTGCCGGTGTCTTCGAGGCCTACGTCAACCGGGATGCCTTGCCCTACCTTGACATTTACGGTATTGAGGATGCCTCCGGCATTTACCGCGGCACCCTGCGCAACGTGGGCTACTGCGAAACCTGGGACTCCATCAAGAAATTGGGACTGCTCAACCGCAAAATGAAATTCGATTTCGATGAAGTTACCCCCCGCGAAGTACTGGCCAACATGGTCAATTGCCTGGAATCGGATGTGCGGGCCGGTGTGGCCGCCTACCTGAAGATCCCCGAGTACTCGTTGACCCTCAAAAAGCTGGAGTGGCTGGGATTGCTTTCCGGCCGTCGGCTGAAGATCGGTACGGCATCGGTTTTCGACATGTTCGCCCACACGTTGAAAAACCGCCTGGTATATGACGAGGGTGAAATGGACCTTCTGGTGATGCATCACGAATTCGAGGCTCTCTACCCCGACCTGCCGCGCCAGCGCATCCAGTCCACGCTCATCGATTGCGGCATCCCCGGAGGGGACAGCTCCATGTCGCGCAACGTTGGCTACCCGGTAGCCATCGCCGCTGCGCTGCTGGCGGATGGAAAAATCGACCGTACCGGTGTACTCAGGCCGGTTCATGCTGAAATATACGAACCCATCCTGGACGAATGCCAACGGCTGGGCATTCGATTCAAGGAAAAACAATCCAATCTGGATACTGACGAACGCAGCTATTGGGGAGATTAA
- a CDS encoding helix-turn-helix domain-containing protein: protein MQKAYNLKHIGLSDNAVTTYLTLLQNHPVNGSQLSRQSGVARARIYDVLRTLKANGFVNEVGKGLFAPLPPEELIKLLRRNHEKDLARLETLANEVQEPAEHDFIWTLTGYRRVLGKAREMIGGSRSEIYIRLFPEEAESLVESLKKAERRGVQVKCIFMAPFAKTVSIQVIHPQHETVEQYLGGRSFDLVVDKEEFMGGMFVPENIEASRINWGRNRWFVISGRDSLRHDFFHYFLYKTHTLHQVLDEEETRLYEIIQKDM from the coding sequence ATGCAAAAAGCCTACAACCTGAAACATATCGGTTTGTCCGACAACGCCGTTACCACCTATCTGACGCTGCTGCAGAACCATCCCGTCAACGGGTCCCAGTTGAGCAGGCAATCGGGCGTTGCCCGCGCCCGCATCTACGACGTTTTGCGGACACTCAAGGCAAATGGATTCGTAAACGAGGTCGGCAAAGGACTTTTCGCCCCCCTGCCCCCCGAGGAATTGATCAAACTGCTGCGGCGCAACCATGAAAAAGACCTCGCCCGTCTGGAAACCCTGGCCAATGAAGTTCAGGAACCGGCCGAACACGATTTTATCTGGACTCTGACCGGATATCGGCGGGTGCTGGGCAAGGCTAGGGAGATGATCGGCGGGTCCCGCTCGGAAATCTATATCCGTCTTTTCCCCGAAGAGGCTGAAAGCCTTGTCGAATCCCTGAAAAAGGCTGAACGCAGAGGGGTTCAGGTGAAATGCATCTTCATGGCGCCCTTTGCCAAAACCGTTTCCATCCAGGTGATTCACCCGCAGCATGAAACCGTGGAGCAGTACCTTGGCGGGCGATCCTTCGACCTGGTCGTGGACAAGGAGGAATTCATGGGCGGCATGTTCGTCCCGGAAAATATCGAAGCGTCGCGCATCAACTGGGGCCGCAACCGATGGTTCGTCATCTCCGGCCGGGACAGCCTGCGCCACGACTTTTTTCACTACTTTCTATATAAGACCCACACCCTGCATCAGGTGTTGGACGAAGAGGAAACAAGGCTGTATGAAATCATTCAGAAAGATATGTAG
- a CDS encoding PilZ domain-containing protein: protein MSFFTGKEDMGQEASLRLLDLAPEATIDDANRAYGYLHRMVDMFHKEAGEEDRGSREEDMDLLTCAYEKAVALISDRHSSFGPQESALSPEPKTAVSESADLHFTVNFPAEVDKSGASNDASLPEPNPRTIQDAISITARRLRQTEAALPGAREAVDAALTAARDAERRHERARQARVSAEIAAKSAQSRVLLLEIEAKRAMEEAIAIAEKARDRVVAAKQAAGQARKEAEVAHKEAERVRRSEETAAAQVVCAEDCLEKEKHRLQTLTHNLLQTRERMKLFADTDKGAQDPGKESIVGPRKRPGIARKVDPKQSDRQRVLNDLLEIEASLQSKKQDSVRPQPVAEALQGSVDPGSERRQHHRVVYPPHCCPVLSMEGRSIPIIDMSTAGMRLSPDVATPDLRIVRGMVVFDDGQPLPVTGRVVRQDDRGLGLKLVTRIGDRILARERMRLCA from the coding sequence ATGTCTTTTTTCACGGGAAAGGAAGATATGGGACAGGAAGCGAGTCTGAGACTGCTGGATCTTGCGCCGGAGGCCACCATCGACGACGCCAACCGGGCGTACGGCTATCTTCACCGGATGGTAGATATGTTTCACAAGGAGGCCGGAGAAGAAGACCGGGGCAGCCGGGAGGAAGACATGGACCTGCTGACCTGCGCCTACGAAAAGGCGGTGGCCTTAATCTCTGACCGCCATTCGTCATTCGGACCACAGGAATCGGCGTTATCTCCGGAACCGAAGACGGCTGTTTCCGAATCCGCGGATCTGCACTTCACCGTCAATTTCCCTGCCGAGGTGGATAAAAGCGGCGCTTCGAATGACGCTTCCCTGCCCGAGCCGAACCCCCGAACCATTCAAGATGCCATTTCCATCACTGCACGGCGCCTGCGGCAGACAGAAGCTGCCCTGCCGGGGGCCAGAGAGGCGGTAGACGCGGCTTTGACCGCGGCCCGCGACGCCGAACGCCGGCATGAGCGGGCCCGACAGGCCCGCGTCAGCGCCGAGATTGCCGCCAAATCGGCCCAAAGCCGGGTGCTCCTGCTGGAGATCGAAGCCAAGCGCGCCATGGAAGAGGCCATTGCCATAGCGGAAAAGGCCCGCGACCGGGTAGTGGCTGCCAAACAGGCGGCCGGTCAGGCCAGAAAGGAAGCGGAAGTCGCCCATAAGGAGGCCGAACGCGTCCGGCGGTCGGAAGAGACGGCCGCCGCCCAGGTCGTTTGTGCCGAAGACTGCCTGGAAAAAGAGAAACATCGACTCCAGACCTTGACCCATAACCTGCTGCAAACCCGCGAACGGATGAAACTGTTTGCGGATACGGATAAGGGCGCCCAAGATCCGGGAAAAGAGTCGATCGTTGGACCTCGGAAAAGGCCCGGCATTGCCCGAAAAGTGGACCCCAAACAAAGCGATCGCCAGCGTGTTCTGAACGACCTGCTGGAAATCGAAGCCTCGCTGCAGTCGAAAAAACAGGATTCCGTGCGCCCTCAACCCGTCGCCGAAGCTTTGCAGGGATCGGTCGATCCCGGCTCCGAACGAAGACAACACCATCGGGTTGTTTACCCGCCGCACTGCTGCCCGGTGCTTTCCATGGAGGGGCGGTCCATTCCCATCATCGACATGAGCACCGCCGGTATGCGGCTGTCGCCCGATGTTGCCACGCCTGACCTGCGCATCGTTCGCGGGATGGTGGTGTTTGACGATGGCCAGCCGCTACCGGTGACGGGCAGGGTCGTTCGGCAGGATGACCGCGGTCTGGGCCTGAAGCTGGTCACCCGCATCGGCGACCGGATTCTCGCCCGGGAGCGCATGCGTCTTTGCGCCTGA
- a CDS encoding iron-sulfur cluster assembly scaffold protein, producing MTQIQAAMSEEAKSIEAMLTASGYSKTAIDYYINKPHMGHIPDADIASNMTGTCGDTMGITIRMNGGVIEDVKYQVMGCAGAISAAMAVVDLIKGKDLDYARSIDDGTVFKVLEEIPVKKHHCIQLAVKTLHKALDAHNLKQSA from the coding sequence ATGACACAGATCCAGGCAGCGATGTCGGAGGAAGCCAAATCCATCGAGGCGATGCTGACGGCATCCGGCTATTCCAAAACGGCTATCGATTACTACATTAACAAGCCGCATATGGGGCATATCCCCGATGCGGATATCGCCTCCAATATGACCGGCACCTGCGGTGACACCATGGGCATCACCATCCGGATGAACGGTGGCGTCATCGAGGATGTCAAATACCAGGTGATGGGATGTGCCGGCGCCATCTCCGCCGCCATGGCGGTGGTGGACCTGATCAAGGGCAAGGATCTGGACTACGCGCGGTCCATCGATGACGGCACGGTGTTCAAGGTGCTCGAAGAGATTCCCGTCAAAAAGCATCACTGCATCCAACTCGCCGTCAAAACCCTGCACAAGGCGCTGGACGCCCACAATCTGAAACAGTCCGCCTGA